The Gordonia mangrovi genome includes the window ATCACCGATGATGCGGACCGGTTCTCCCGGCTCGAGCAGATTGACCGCCAGCGTCTTGGTCAGCAGATCGAGACCGATGACGGTGGCCGCGATCCCCAACAGGGTCCAGACCACCCGCCGACTCTTCGGTCGAGACGCCCGACCGCCCTCGTCGACCGGACGGGGTGTCGGTTCGCTCATGACTCCATCATCCACCTCACCATCATCCATGAGCGCTCCCATACGCTGGCTGCCGTGTACCCCCGTCTCGCCAGCCTCACCGTGGCGGCGGCCCTGCTGATCGGGCTGACCGGCTGCGGCTCCGACGACCCGTCCGCCGATTCCGCCACCTCTGCGGCGGTTTCCGATGGATGCGCGCAGGAATCGACTTCCGGGCTCGACGGGGTGAACCTCTTGCCCATTCCGCCGGCAACGGTGACGGTGATCGATGCGGGCGGCGGCGAGAAACGGCTCCCGGCCGCGGCACCCGATCGCGCCGACGCGCAGACGGTGACCTTGACCACCACGTCGTCGGTGCGATCACCGGGCTCTGACGAATCCCAGACCGTCGAGATGCCGCTGCGCGCCCTGTTCCACTGCACGGACTCCACCGATCTGGAGATGACGCTGGGCGACGTCACGTCCCCGGACGCCGTGCTCGCCGATCAGTTGACCGCGGTGGCCGGATCGCGGGCGGGCCTGGCGATCGGCCCGGGCACCATGCCGATCTCGCTGCGTTTGCTGCCCGCCGAGGAGGCCGGGCCCGAGGCACGGCTGGCCGTGGAGCAGACCTTGGTGCAGGCGCTGCAGCTGTCGGTACCGGTGCCGACGGAGCCCATCGGGATCGGCGCGCGGTGGCGGTCCGAACGCACCATCGACTCCGCGGTCACCGTCACACAGCAGATCGACGCCACCCTCACCGGCTGGGCGGGTGATCGCATGACCGTCGACGTGACCGTCGAGGAGACCCCGGTGAACTCGGTGTTCGCCATCCCCGGCTCCGGCGGATCGCTGACCATCGCCCGGTTCAGCAACGCGGGTGCCGGTGAGTTGACGATCGACCTCACCCGTGGACTGCCGGCGTCGGGTTCGATCGAGCTCAGTGGGGCTCGTGAACTCGTGGGCGCCGATCCGACCCAACCGCTGATCCAGCAGACGGGCCTGTCGGTGCGCTGGCAGTGAGACGACGTCGGCGCCGACTGGGTCAGTTTCCCGATTCCGAGGCTCCTGCCGCATCGGTGCACATCGGGGTCGCGACGTTGTTCGCCGAGATCAGCGGGCAGACCGTGTCCCGCGACAGCTTCCAGCGGTTGTCGACGTAGACGATGCTGGCATCGAGCTTGGTCGGCGGGTTGTCGGGCAGCTTGACCTGAACCTTCACCGTGGCCTTGTTGGGGCCGGCCGGGATCACCGGCGGGAAGATCTCGTAGGTGACGTCCGGATTGTCCTGCTTGGCACTCACCAGTTCGTCGAAGATGGCCGGGTCCGCCGCCGAGCCCTCCACGAGCTCGGTCTTCTCCGAGTTCGGCACGTCGGGGTCCAGTGCCTCTTCCAGCATCTGGTTCAGCGCCGCCACCGACGGCGGCGCGTCGGGGTCGTTCACGCCGTCACCCGTGGCGGCTGCGGTCGCCGACGACACGGTCGGAACCTCCGGAACGTCGCTGTCGTCACTGCCACAGGCCGCAACCGATGCCACCGCGCCCGCGACCAACGCGGCGGTCACGATCTTCGGAAATTTCACTATTCCCCTCACTGTCGTTCGTCGGTCTGCGGCTGTCTCGCGCAGATCCTCAGAGGTTTCTCGCCCGGCGCATCCCCTGCGGACCGCCAAAACTTCCACCACTATGCCAAATCGACGCGGTCGTCCCAACTGTCACGTCGCAAGCCCGCACGTCGCAGCCGCAACGAGCGACGCCGCCCGAAGGTTCCCTAGTCTTGGGCAGCATGGGCACCCCACGCATCGTGCTGATCAGCACCGGCGGCACCGTGGCCGCACAATCCACCACCGACGGTGCGGTGCCACGGCTGTCCGCTCGTGACCTCTTGCCCGACGATCTGGCGCCGGAGATCGTGCCGGTCGATCTCATGTC containing:
- a CDS encoding ABC transporter substrate-binding protein is translated as MKFPKIVTAALVAGAVASVAACGSDDSDVPEVPTVSSATAAATGDGVNDPDAPPSVAALNQMLEEALDPDVPNSEKTELVEGSAADPAIFDELVSAKQDNPDVTYEIFPPVIPAGPNKATVKVQVKLPDNPPTKLDASIVYVDNRWKLSRDTVCPLISANNVATPMCTDAAGASESGN